One region of Zingiber officinale cultivar Zhangliang chromosome 7B, Zo_v1.1, whole genome shotgun sequence genomic DNA includes:
- the LOC122006114 gene encoding serine carboxypeptidase-like 18 isoform X3, whose product MLQLKSLEQQRRKKKAKMEIPLLIVSLIFLCFFSSALSFSVVTHLPGFQGPLPFYLETGYVEVDLEHGGEFFYYFIESENKPAEDPLFLWLTGGPRCTVFNGLVFEIGPLKFVTAEYNGSLPSLGYHPYAWTKVANVIFLDSPLGSGFSYSRKYEGYDANDTVWSEQTYKFLIQWLVEHPQFISNPLYIAGDSYAGKIVPMVAKRILDGIDEGKEPLLNLQGYIIGNPATGGKVDRNSQIPYAHSMGIISDDFFEMIQKSCSGQDYRTPTDPQCQMYLTSFNNSFLSEINQGHILEVNCPICYLNALHGHGSTTFGKRILKQNQNIIQPPFPDLSCRCYASTLAYYWANRGIVRKALNVRKGTIKEWVTCNRHLPYTKELKSNMKYHLSLLQRGYRALVYSGDHDLMIPFSGTKQWIKPLNSPIVENWRSWHVDGQVAGYTMTYFNNLTFATVKGAGHTAPEYKPQECLAMITRWISGAPL is encoded by the exons ATGTTGCAGCTCAAATCACTTGAACAGCaacgaagaaagaagaaggcgAAGATGGAAATCCCTCTCCTGATTGTCTCACTgatcttcctctgcttcttttcCTCTGCTCTCTCATTTTCGGTGGTCACCCATTTGCCTGGATTCCAAGGCCCCCTGCCCTTCTACTTAGAGACAGG GTACGTGGAGGTGGATCTGGAGCACGGCGGTGAGTTTTTCTACTACTTCATTGAGTCGGAGAACAAGCCGGCGGAGGACCCTCTGTTCCTCTGGCTGACCGGCGGCCCTAGGTGCACTGTCTTCAACGGCTTGGTCTTCGAAATCG GCCCCCTAAAATTTGTGACAGCCGAGTACAATGGGAGCTTGCCAAGCTTGGGGTACCATCCTTATGCCTGGACCAAG gTAGCCAACGTGATCTTTTTAGATTCCCCGTTGGGGTCTGGATTCTCATATTCAAGAAAATATGAAGGGTATGATGCCAACGATACGGTTTGGTCTGAACAGACTTATAAGTTTCTTATACAG TGGCTTGTTGAGCACCCACAGTTCATCTCCAATCCCCTCTACATTGCTGGGGATTCATATGCTGGAAAAATTGTACCTATGGTGGCCAAAAGAATATTGGATG GAATTGATGAAGGGAAAGAGCCACTACTTAACCTCCAG GGTTACATTATTGGCAACCCAGCCACAGGTGGAAAAGTCGATAGGAATTCTCAAATACCTTATGCTCACAGCATGGGAATCATATCAGATGACTTCTTTGAG ATGATACAAAAAAGTTGCAGTGGACAAGACTATCGGACTCCCACTGATCCACAATGCCAGATGTATCTTACCTCATTTAACAAT TCATTCTTATCAGAAATTAATCAAGGACACATTTTAGAAGTGAATTGCCCTATTTGCTATTTGAACGCCTTGCATGGTCATGGGAGCACGACTTTTGGTAAACGAATTTTGAAGCAGAACCAAAACATTATTCAGCCTCCATTTCCTGATCTGAGTTGTCGA TGTTATGCTAGTACTTTGGCTTACTATTGGGCTAACAGAGGCATTGTGAGGAAGGCACTCAACGTCAGAAAG GGGACAATTAAAGAATGGGTAACGTGTAATCGTCACTTACCATACACAAAGGAACTCAAGAGTAATATGAAGTATCATCTTAGTCTTTTGCAAAGAGGCTATCGAGCTTTGGTTTACAG TGGTGACCATGATCTAATGATACCTTTCTCGGGGACAAAACAATGGATAAAACCCTTAAATTCTCCTATTGTGGAAAACTGGAGATCTTGGCATGTTGATGGCCAAGTTGCAGG GTATACCATGACATATTTCAATAATTTGACATTTGCAACTGTGAAG GGTGCTGGACACACAGCTCCAGAGTACAAACCACAAGAATGTCTAGCTATGATCACAAGATGGATTTCTGGCGCACCACTATGA
- the LOC122006114 gene encoding serine carboxypeptidase-like 18 isoform X4, with amino-acid sequence MEIPLLIVSLIFLCFFSSALSSSVVTHLPGFQGPLPFYLETGYVEVDLEHGGEFFYYFIESENKPAEDPLFLWLTGGPRCTVFNGLVFEIGPLKFVTAEYNGSLPSLGYHPYAWTKVANVIFLDSPLGSGFSYSRKYEGYDANDTVWSEQTYKFLIQWLVEHPQFISNPLYIAGDSYAGKIVPMVAKRILDGIDEGKEPLLNLQGYIIGNPATGGKVDRNSQIPYAHSMGIISDDFFEMIQKSCSGQDYRTPTDPQCQMYLTSFNNSFLSEINQGHILEVNCPICYLNALHGHGSTTFGKRILKQNQNIIQPPFPDLSCRCYASTLAYYWANRGIVRKALNVRKGTIKEWVTCNRHLPYTKELKSNMKYHLSLLQRGYRALVYSGDHDLMIPFSGTKQWIKPLNSPIVENWRSWHVDGQVAGYTMTYFNNLTFATVKGAGHTAPEYKPQECLAMITRWISGAPL; translated from the exons ATGGAAATCCCTCTCCTGATTGTCTCACTGATCTTTCTCTGCTTCTTTTCCTCTGCTCTCTCATCTTCGGTGGTCACCCATTTGCCTGGATTCCAAGGCCCCCTGCCCTTCTACTTAGAGACAGG GTACGTGGAGGTGGATCTGGAGCACGGCGGTGAGTTTTTCTACTACTTCATTGAGTCGGAGAACAAGCCGGCGGAGGACCCTCTGTTCCTCTGGCTGACCGGCGGCCCTAGGTGCACTGTCTTCAACGGCTTGGTCTTCGAAATCG GCCCCCTAAAATTTGTGACAGCCGAGTACAATGGGAGCTTGCCAAGCTTGGGGTACCATCCTTATGCCTGGACCAAG gTAGCCAACGTGATCTTTTTAGATTCCCCGTTGGGGTCTGGATTCTCATATTCAAGAAAATATGAAGGGTATGATGCCAACGATACGGTTTGGTCTGAACAGACTTATAAGTTTCTTATACAG TGGCTTGTTGAGCACCCACAGTTCATCTCCAATCCCCTCTACATTGCTGGGGATTCATATGCTGGAAAAATTGTACCTATGGTGGCCAAAAGAATATTGGATG GAATTGATGAAGGGAAAGAGCCACTACTTAACCTCCAG GGTTACATTATTGGCAACCCAGCCACAGGTGGAAAAGTCGATAGGAATTCTCAAATACCTTATGCTCACAGCATGGGAATCATATCAGATGACTTCTTTGAG ATGATACAAAAAAGTTGCAGTGGACAAGACTATCGGACTCCCACTGATCCACAATGCCAGATGTATCTTACCTCATTTAACAAT TCATTCTTATCAGAAATTAATCAAGGACACATTTTAGAAGTGAATTGCCCTATTTGCTATTTGAACGCCTTGCATGGTCATGGGAGCACGACTTTTGGTAAACGAATTTTGAAGCAGAACCAAAACATTATTCAGCCTCCATTTCCTGATCTGAGTTGTCGA TGTTATGCTAGTACTTTGGCTTACTATTGGGCTAACAGAGGCATTGTGAGGAAGGCACTCAACGTCAGAAAG GGGACAATTAAAGAATGGGTAACGTGTAATCGTCACTTACCATACACAAAGGAACTCAAGAGTAATATGAAGTATCATCTTAGTCTTTTGCAAAGAGGCTATCGAGCTTTGGTTTACAG TGGTGACCATGATCTAATGATACCTTTCTCGGGGACAAAACAATGGATAAAACCCTTAAATTCTCCTATTGTGGAAAACTGGAGATCTTGGCATGTTGATGGCCAAGTTGCAGG GTATACCATGACATATTTCAATAATTTGACATTTGCAACTGTGAAG GGTGCTGGACACACAGCTCCAGAGTACAAACCACAAGAATGTCTAGCTATGATCACAAGATGGATTTCTGGCGCACCACTATGA
- the LOC122006114 gene encoding serine carboxypeptidase-like 18 isoform X2, producing the protein MEIPLLIVSLIFLCFFSSALSSSVVTHLPGFQGPLPFYLETGYVEVDLEHGGEFFYYFIESENKPAEDPLFLWLTGGPRCTVFNGLVFEIGPLKFVTAEYNGSLPSLVYNPYSWTTLKSLEQQRRKKKAKMEIPLLIVSLIFLCFFSSALSFSVVTHLPGFQGPLPFYLETGYVEVDLEHGGEFFYYFIESENKPAEDPLFLWLTGGPRCTVFNGLVFEIAEYNGSLPSLGYHPYAWTKVANVIFLDSPLGSGFSYSRKYEGYDANDTVWSEQTYKFLIQWLVEHPQFISNPLYIAGDSYAGKIVPMVAKRILDGIDEGKEPLLNLQGYIIGNPATGGKVDRNSQIPYAHSMGIISDDFFEMIQKSCSGQDYRTPTDPQCQMYLTSFNNSFLSEINQGHILEVNCPICYLNALHGHGSTTFGKRILKQNQNIIQPPFPDLSCRCYASTLAYYWANRGIVRKALNVRKGTIKEWVTCNRHLPYTKELKSNMKYHLSLLQRGYRALVYSGDHDLMIPFSGTKQWIKPLNSPIVENWRSWHVDGQVAGYTMTYFNNLTFATVKGAGHTAPEYKPQECLAMITRWISGAPL; encoded by the exons ATGGAAATCCCTCTCCTGATTGTCTCACTGATCTTTCTCTGCTTCTTTTCCTCTGCTCTCTCATCTTCGGTGGTCACCCATTTGCCTGGATTCCAAGGCCCCCTGCCCTTCTACTTAGAGACAGG GTACGTGGAGGTGGATCTGGAGCACGGCGGTGAGTTTTTCTACTACTTCATTGAGTCGGAGAACAAGCCGGCGGAGGACCCTCTGTTCCTCTGGCTGACCGGCGGCCCTAGGTGCACTGTCTTCAACGGCTTGGTCTTCGAAATCG GTCCCCTGAAATTTGTGACAGCCGAGTACAACGGGAGCTTGCCGAGCTTAGTGTACAATCCCTATTCCTGGACCACg CTCAAATCACTTGAACAGCaacgaagaaagaagaaggcgAAGATGGAAATCCCTCTCCTGATTGTCTCACTgatcttcctctgcttcttttcCTCTGCTCTCTCATTTTCGGTGGTCACCCATTTGCCTGGATTCCAAGGCCCCCTGCCCTTCTACTTAGAGACAGG GTACGTGGAGGTGGATCTGGAGCACGGCGGTGAGTTTTTCTACTACTTCATTGAGTCGGAGAACAAGCCGGCGGAGGACCCTCTGTTCCTCTGGCTGACCGGCGGCCCTAGGTGCACTGTCTTCAACGGCTTGGTCTTCGAAATCG CCGAGTACAATGGGAGCTTGCCAAGCTTGGGGTACCATCCTTATGCCTGGACCAAG gTAGCCAACGTGATCTTTTTAGATTCCCCGTTGGGGTCTGGATTCTCATATTCAAGAAAATATGAAGGGTATGATGCCAACGATACGGTTTGGTCTGAACAGACTTATAAGTTTCTTATACAG TGGCTTGTTGAGCACCCACAGTTCATCTCCAATCCCCTCTACATTGCTGGGGATTCATATGCTGGAAAAATTGTACCTATGGTGGCCAAAAGAATATTGGATG GAATTGATGAAGGGAAAGAGCCACTACTTAACCTCCAG GGTTACATTATTGGCAACCCAGCCACAGGTGGAAAAGTCGATAGGAATTCTCAAATACCTTATGCTCACAGCATGGGAATCATATCAGATGACTTCTTTGAG ATGATACAAAAAAGTTGCAGTGGACAAGACTATCGGACTCCCACTGATCCACAATGCCAGATGTATCTTACCTCATTTAACAAT TCATTCTTATCAGAAATTAATCAAGGACACATTTTAGAAGTGAATTGCCCTATTTGCTATTTGAACGCCTTGCATGGTCATGGGAGCACGACTTTTGGTAAACGAATTTTGAAGCAGAACCAAAACATTATTCAGCCTCCATTTCCTGATCTGAGTTGTCGA TGTTATGCTAGTACTTTGGCTTACTATTGGGCTAACAGAGGCATTGTGAGGAAGGCACTCAACGTCAGAAAG GGGACAATTAAAGAATGGGTAACGTGTAATCGTCACTTACCATACACAAAGGAACTCAAGAGTAATATGAAGTATCATCTTAGTCTTTTGCAAAGAGGCTATCGAGCTTTGGTTTACAG TGGTGACCATGATCTAATGATACCTTTCTCGGGGACAAAACAATGGATAAAACCCTTAAATTCTCCTATTGTGGAAAACTGGAGATCTTGGCATGTTGATGGCCAAGTTGCAGG GTATACCATGACATATTTCAATAATTTGACATTTGCAACTGTGAAG GGTGCTGGACACACAGCTCCAGAGTACAAACCACAAGAATGTCTAGCTATGATCACAAGATGGATTTCTGGCGCACCACTATGA
- the LOC122006114 gene encoding serine carboxypeptidase-like 18 isoform X1, with the protein MEIPLLIVSLIFLCFFSSALSSSVVTHLPGFQGPLPFYLETGYVEVDLEHGGEFFYYFIESENKPAEDPLFLWLTGGPRCTVFNGLVFEIGPLKFVTAEYNGSLPSLVYNPYSWTTLKSLEQQRRKKKAKMEIPLLIVSLIFLCFFSSALSFSVVTHLPGFQGPLPFYLETGYVEVDLEHGGEFFYYFIESENKPAEDPLFLWLTGGPRCTVFNGLVFEIGPLKFVTAEYNGSLPSLGYHPYAWTKVANVIFLDSPLGSGFSYSRKYEGYDANDTVWSEQTYKFLIQWLVEHPQFISNPLYIAGDSYAGKIVPMVAKRILDGIDEGKEPLLNLQGYIIGNPATGGKVDRNSQIPYAHSMGIISDDFFEMIQKSCSGQDYRTPTDPQCQMYLTSFNNSFLSEINQGHILEVNCPICYLNALHGHGSTTFGKRILKQNQNIIQPPFPDLSCRCYASTLAYYWANRGIVRKALNVRKGTIKEWVTCNRHLPYTKELKSNMKYHLSLLQRGYRALVYSGDHDLMIPFSGTKQWIKPLNSPIVENWRSWHVDGQVAGYTMTYFNNLTFATVKGAGHTAPEYKPQECLAMITRWISGAPL; encoded by the exons ATGGAAATCCCTCTCCTGATTGTCTCACTGATCTTTCTCTGCTTCTTTTCCTCTGCTCTCTCATCTTCGGTGGTCACCCATTTGCCTGGATTCCAAGGCCCCCTGCCCTTCTACTTAGAGACAGG GTACGTGGAGGTGGATCTGGAGCACGGCGGTGAGTTTTTCTACTACTTCATTGAGTCGGAGAACAAGCCGGCGGAGGACCCTCTGTTCCTCTGGCTGACCGGCGGCCCTAGGTGCACTGTCTTCAACGGCTTGGTCTTCGAAATCG GTCCCCTGAAATTTGTGACAGCCGAGTACAACGGGAGCTTGCCGAGCTTAGTGTACAATCCCTATTCCTGGACCACg CTCAAATCACTTGAACAGCaacgaagaaagaagaaggcgAAGATGGAAATCCCTCTCCTGATTGTCTCACTgatcttcctctgcttcttttcCTCTGCTCTCTCATTTTCGGTGGTCACCCATTTGCCTGGATTCCAAGGCCCCCTGCCCTTCTACTTAGAGACAGG GTACGTGGAGGTGGATCTGGAGCACGGCGGTGAGTTTTTCTACTACTTCATTGAGTCGGAGAACAAGCCGGCGGAGGACCCTCTGTTCCTCTGGCTGACCGGCGGCCCTAGGTGCACTGTCTTCAACGGCTTGGTCTTCGAAATCG GCCCCCTAAAATTTGTGACAGCCGAGTACAATGGGAGCTTGCCAAGCTTGGGGTACCATCCTTATGCCTGGACCAAG gTAGCCAACGTGATCTTTTTAGATTCCCCGTTGGGGTCTGGATTCTCATATTCAAGAAAATATGAAGGGTATGATGCCAACGATACGGTTTGGTCTGAACAGACTTATAAGTTTCTTATACAG TGGCTTGTTGAGCACCCACAGTTCATCTCCAATCCCCTCTACATTGCTGGGGATTCATATGCTGGAAAAATTGTACCTATGGTGGCCAAAAGAATATTGGATG GAATTGATGAAGGGAAAGAGCCACTACTTAACCTCCAG GGTTACATTATTGGCAACCCAGCCACAGGTGGAAAAGTCGATAGGAATTCTCAAATACCTTATGCTCACAGCATGGGAATCATATCAGATGACTTCTTTGAG ATGATACAAAAAAGTTGCAGTGGACAAGACTATCGGACTCCCACTGATCCACAATGCCAGATGTATCTTACCTCATTTAACAAT TCATTCTTATCAGAAATTAATCAAGGACACATTTTAGAAGTGAATTGCCCTATTTGCTATTTGAACGCCTTGCATGGTCATGGGAGCACGACTTTTGGTAAACGAATTTTGAAGCAGAACCAAAACATTATTCAGCCTCCATTTCCTGATCTGAGTTGTCGA TGTTATGCTAGTACTTTGGCTTACTATTGGGCTAACAGAGGCATTGTGAGGAAGGCACTCAACGTCAGAAAG GGGACAATTAAAGAATGGGTAACGTGTAATCGTCACTTACCATACACAAAGGAACTCAAGAGTAATATGAAGTATCATCTTAGTCTTTTGCAAAGAGGCTATCGAGCTTTGGTTTACAG TGGTGACCATGATCTAATGATACCTTTCTCGGGGACAAAACAATGGATAAAACCCTTAAATTCTCCTATTGTGGAAAACTGGAGATCTTGGCATGTTGATGGCCAAGTTGCAGG GTATACCATGACATATTTCAATAATTTGACATTTGCAACTGTGAAG GGTGCTGGACACACAGCTCCAGAGTACAAACCACAAGAATGTCTAGCTATGATCACAAGATGGATTTCTGGCGCACCACTATGA